Genomic segment of Arachis hypogaea cultivar Tifrunner chromosome 16, arahy.Tifrunner.gnm2.J5K5, whole genome shotgun sequence:
ATTTAAAGCCAGAAACTCTAAATAAAGAGATACGTCATAATTCTAGAATGAGTATAATAATTCAGTAAATAAGAACATAAACCATAATTGTGATTCTTGAAAACGCCAAGTCAACAAGTTCTTCGGTCGGTATTACTATGATTAGATTAGTCACAGTCACAGCTCACATTGCTAAAGTTCACGCCGACCATCTACATATAGCCGACATATCTGATATCTAATCTCTCTCGGCTTTCACCTTACCATTACTTCCTTACACGCTTAttcattattataattaatataaagttATAACACATACAAATAATAACGGAACAATTATTTAATCTCTTGAAATTATTCAATTAAACGTGTTCTTAAGTGTTTTctgcattttttaaaaaatatggaaATATTGTAATATATTCAAGCTCACTCGCTCACTTGCATGATTTGACCTTTTTCTTTAAACCTTTTACATAGTTTTAACTAAAATATACGTGTCATGGTATGTTCTGATCTCTTATTCCGTAAATATTGATATGATTGGAATGGAAGATGGAAAGGGATGGGCCACCCGTAACTGCTTTGTTACTTTCGGGAATGTTCTCTGTTCATAGATAGCTATAGCCTAAGGTTCCTTGTTTTCTAATCTTCCATGCGCCAGAAATGAgacattaaaataacaaaaatattattcttatattaaaattagttattaatatatttatatataaatatatattttttaaaatttttaatatatatttatattttaatatatattttatattattaattaatttttagtgatAATTTTAGTGTAAACGTACCATAATATTAAAACAAATAAGATTAGAGAAGAATAAAATTGGTGCTCcaatcctttttcttttcattataatATTGTTActactattatttattttctgataCAATTACCAAAATGGGACATAAGAGATAACTCCTAGTCAATGTTTTTCCGGGGTAGTTCCGGTATTTGaatatctctctctctccccctctctctctctacaCTCTTGAAGACCCTTTTTGTCTTTGTCGGCTTGTTTTATTTttcaacaagaaagtaaatgtgtGTGTGCGTGGATTTACGTTGGAAAGCTTCAAACTTTGTGTTTGATTCTTTTTGGTTTACTTTGTTGATTATTTTCTACATCACTAAGCTCCAACCATCGCCACATACTAAGTGTTGATACCCTCTTGATGCCTCTGAATCTGATTGGACTCAACATTTACACATACATATATGACACATAATAATTACTAATCACTACAATAAGGTATTTATCATACTTCTCTGATGTTATATTCTTTCAGTTTCTGTAATAAATATAACTCCTTTGTTGATGTGATTCTCTATCTCTCATAATTATTCATTTATCTATTATCTTGTATGTAACGTTTATACTGTTTAAAGTTTCTGCAGCTGATCATAGTTGTATGATTTATAATAATAATGACTTCTTTTTCTTCAGGGTTTTCTGGATATTGATTCGTTTGTTTCTAATTTAGCATCTCAATGGGACTGTTTAGTGTTCATTGTATATCAAATTATCAATCAATATCGTGTAATTTTGATCTTATAGTATGCTGAACAATCCTTCTAtgttctaactttttttttttgtgcaatcAGTTTTGTCTTTTGCCTTGAAATTTGGTATCAAGTTTGATCTGTTTCAACTTTCAAGAAATTGGTTGCTCCCTTGATTCAATGGCGTCTTCTGGATTGTCAACTGCCATGTTATCCAgaaattttagcacatcattggCATCGGCATTGCTGGAATGGTTTCtgatctttttcctttttgttgaTGCTGTATTTTCTTATGTCATTACAAAGTTTGCTAGTTACTGCAAATTGCAAACCCCATGCCTCTTTTGTTCAAGACTTGATCATGTGTTAGGAAAGCAGAAAACAGGATTCTATTGGGAATTGATCTGCAGTGCTCATAAATTGGAGATTTCTTCATTGGTTCTTTGTCGCGCGCATGATAAGCTTGTTAATGTTCAAGGAATTTGCCAAAACTGCCTCTTTTCTCTTGCTAACATCAATAAAACCAATGCTGAAAATTGCAACTTAGTAGGTAAATTTGGGGATGAATCTGCCTCCAGGTTTGATCAGGATCCATTACTTGGTGACCGGATTGAAACACGGTGTTCTTGTTGCAATGAGCAAAGGATTTTCAATTCTTATGATGAAAGATTGGCTTTCAGTAAGTCAATTGAGTCTGAAGTTGTGGATCTTGATGAGTTGGAAGCTGTTAGAGACAGTTTACATGACAAGAAAAGGAGAGCAAAACCATCAGTATCATTCAGAGTTGCAAACCTTAGAAATAGCCAGCTTGACCCTTTGTCTCATGTAGGTTATACAGAAGTCAAGGTTACTTCTGATACTGAGTCTGAATCTGAACTTCCCTTATCCGAAGATGACGATACCAATATACCAGTTTCTGTAACGGATGATACCAAGGAAGATGTAAAACTTCCATGTGAAGACATAGAGCCTACCATCATTGATTTAAATAAGGCTTCAGGGAAGCCCAGGAGTTTAGCTCCTCCACTTGAGCCATTACTATCAGAGCCGGAAATTCAGTTAGAAAATACGGATACTCATGCTATTAAATCTGTATCAGAAGCAATGGGAAGTGAGAATAATGACGAAGAACTTGATTGGCAACAGGCTGAAAAAAATGCTGATGCTACCACAGTATCAAAGGAAAGCTGTAAGTTATTCTCAGCTTTTAGTTTTCTGTACCATGGAACTCTTCTGTTTGAATGATTTAGGAGTGCATCACAATTTGTTAGCTGATGAAGGATTGAAGATGAATAGTTTATAGCCTACTTTAACCAAAtcatttttctgaatgaataaaATAGTCAGTAACTCTATATTCATTTTTTATATCTAAAAGTTTTAATGTCTAATTATATTAGGCCATAAGTTCATGATTTTTGGTACTTACATTGAACATTTTGTGCAATACTTTTATAGATGAATTGACAACAAATGAAGTTGGGCTAGCATCTGATAAAAGATCTGCCATGGATTGTGAGGAAATCATCAAGTCAGGCAATAAGCAAACAACATCCGAAGCAGGTTCCGAACCAAACCCGGTTTCTAGTGACAGTTTTCAGCAAAATCCCATTATATTGGATCTGGGTGATGCTTATAAGCTAGCTGTTGGTAACAAAGGAAGACAGTTATCCGGCATGCTTGCTGAACAATGGCTTGGTAAAGATTCTACAAGAGTTAGCGAAGATTTGAAGATGATGTTGTCACAATTCTCTGCTACTCGAGGAACTGATCTGTCTATGAACGATATCAGTCCCAGATTGTCTATAAACAGCGACGAAATGAAGAATTCTGATGTTTCTAACTCTACCGGAATGCAGATACTTCAAAAGATGATATCACTCGAGCGAAATGAGTCCGGCTTGTCTCTGGATGGAAGCATTGTGAGTGAAATTGAAGGTGAAAGCGCGGTTGACAGACTAAAACGGCAAGTTGATCATGACAGGAAACTGATGAGTGCTTTGTATAAAGAGCTGGAGGAAGAAAGAAATGCTTCTGCAGTTGCTGCTAATCAAGCACTAGCCATGATCACAAGGCTGCAGGAAGAAAAGGCAGCATTACATATGGAAGCCTTGCAGTATTTAAGAGTGATGGATGAGCAGTCAGAGTATGATACCGACGCTTTGCAAAAGGCGAACGATGCTATTTCTGAGAAGGACAGAGAGATTGAGGAATTGGAAGCAAAGCTTGATTTTTATAGGAAGAAATTCCCTGATGAATCAATGAATGAAAATGTTTTGGTGACAAACTTTGAGATGAAGGTGAAGGATATTGGATTGGATAACTCACAATGTTCTGCCATCGAAAGCGAAGAAAGTATTCTTGGAAAATCAGTTACTGAAAATCCTATTATATCTGACAAAGCTCAAGAGTTAGTCACTTCTTTGGAGGGGAAAAATGTTCAACTTGTGAAAAATTCATCATTGAAGTTTCAAGAGGAAAGGCTGTATATTTCGGACCGGTTGAAGAAGCTGGAGAAGCAAGTTTACCTTTTCTTGAATATGCATCACTCAGAGGAGAAGTGCATCAATTCTGAAAGTTCTGGAAAGGAATCCCCAGTAAACTGCGAAAAGTTAGACCGCAGTGTTGTGATGCCAGATTCTGTTTCCATATTAAAAATGAATTCAGATGCCAAGGATTGTGATTACTTCTCATCCAAGGAACCTAAAGATTTTGACGAAAATGGTGATTCCCCTTTGCTCTGTGGAAATAATGATTTAGCTTCAACTGGAAATGTGATTCATAATTTCGTTGGAAGGCTTCAAATTCTTGAGGCAGACCTGAGTTTTCTTGAGCATAGTATGAACTTACTAAGCAATGGAAATGAAGGACTTaaattgttaaaggaaatagctGATCATCTGCAACAGTTACGTCGGATCGGGATTAGAGAAATTGATCAACTCGATGCTTGATGTTGTATTTAAGGTTAGGAATTATTGTTAACTATTGCACAAGAAATCAAAGCATTTCCTTTTTATCCCTTTAAATTAGTTACATTGCTGCATACTGCTTTTCTAAATTAACTTGTGCATGGTAAATATGTGGTTTGACTTATATCAAAGTTTTAGGCATGATATAGAAAATATTTGACCCATGgttttttttaaacattttacAGATTCATAGAGCAGTGCTCAGTGATCAGGAGGAAGGTAAATTGTACATTAGTAAACCAGGTTACCAGAGACTGGTTGCAACTGTACAGTAACAATAGCTTGCTTCCACTCACAAAATAAGGTAAAATAGAAACAGGATTTCAAATTATATATGGAgagctttttatttatttattttgtttctcatttgtcccctgcattttttttatttggggtTAGCTTTCATGGAGCATTTTGCTCCACTGAGTTTGCATGGTTTTCATGTAGGAGAAAATTTTTATACTGCAGTTTTGACATTTGTAAAAGATAACATGTACGTAAGAGTGATCGTTTTGTGTATCTCCCGTATTCTTGTATCAATGCGAGTATTTTAGAGGAATGTGACCTAAAATTAGTATGCTATGTATTGTTGTTTTCACGTGGACAAATCATGTTAATACACGTGACACTATCGTTTGCTTTGACTTGTCAGTGTTATTTACCCACACTTTGTTCTGATGTGTCACTGATTATCTACGTCAGCATAATTCTAGGACCAAATTTAAGAAAAGGATCTTCTCcagtttttttaacaattgatagAATACAGTGTGATCTATCACCTTTGATTCTATGAGTGGGACcagaaataaataagagagagaacaATAAATAGTTAGATTAAACACTAGATATCATCCAGTTTTTTTTTCACCGAAAAAGATCCACTTCCTCAAATTTAAACTTGAGTGAAAATTGAGAGACTCAGTTTTTGAAGTCTCGTTGCATGAAATGAAATACCAAGATTATTTTCCATCAATTGATTCGTCCAAATTCAATTTAATCAATCCAACATATGCGAGTGACAATTTAAAGTGAgaatataaaaatgtttaaatTAATATGCTAAACTATAATTGATTCATTGAGATACATCATTACTTTCACCTCAAAGTACTcgatcttttatttttctattatgacCACTGTCTCTAACTGGTCAACTCATTACTCATCATCAAAACAGTTCAACAAGTCTGTCAATTAAGCCCTATAAATATACTCCACAACCATGATAAATCTGTCGCTTAATTTT
This window contains:
- the LOC112758296 gene encoding myosin-binding protein 1, which codes for MASSGLSTAMLSRNFSTSLASALLEWFLIFFLFVDAVFSYVITKFASYCKLQTPCLFCSRLDHVLGKQKTGFYWELICSAHKLEISSLVLCRAHDKLVNVQGICQNCLFSLANINKTNAENCNLVGKFGDESASRFDQDPLLGDRIETRCSCCNEQRIFNSYDERLAFSKSIESEVVDLDELEAVRDSLHDKKRRAKPSVSFRVANLRNSQLDPLSHVGYTEVKVTSDTESESELPLSEDDDTNIPVSVTDDTKEDVKLPCEDIEPTIIDLNKASGKPRSLAPPLEPLLSEPEIQLENTDTHAIKSVSEAMGSENNDEELDWQQAEKNADATTVSKESYELTTNEVGLASDKRSAMDCEEIIKSGNKQTTSEAGSEPNPVSSDSFQQNPIILDLGDAYKLAVGNKGRQLSGMLAEQWLGKDSTRVSEDLKMMLSQFSATRGTDLSMNDISPRLSINSDEMKNSDVSNSTGMQILQKMISLERNESGLSLDGSIVSEIEGESAVDRLKRQVDHDRKLMSALYKELEEERNASAVAANQALAMITRLQEEKAALHMEALQYLRVMDEQSEYDTDALQKANDAISEKDREIEELEAKLDFYRKKFPDESMNENVLVTNFEMKVKDIGLDNSQCSAIESEESILGKSVTENPIISDKAQELVTSLEGKNVQLVKNSSLKFQEERLYISDRLKKLEKQVYLFLNMHHSEEKCINSESSGKESPVNCEKLDRSVVMPDSVSILKMNSDAKDCDYFSSKEPKDFDENGDSPLLCGNNDLASTGNVIHNFVGRLQILEADLSFLEHSMNLLSNGNEGLKLLKEIADHLQQLRRIGIREIDQLDA